TCGACGATATCCCCGGGTTCGTCGAACAGATCGGAAATGATGATGATCAGCCCGCGCCGCTTGATCCGTTCCGCCAGCGAGTGAAAGGTCGCCCGGCTTCGTGTTCCGGAACCGGCCGCCGCGGCGTGCAGCCGTTGCAGGATGATGTGCAGATGGTTGCGGACCGACCGCGGGGGAACGTATTGCCTGATCCGCTCGTCGTACAGCACCAGCCCCACGGAGTCCTGCTGGCTCAGCATGAGATAGGTGAGCGCGGCCGCCAGGTATCTCCCGTACTCCAGCTTGCTTATCCCCGTAGACACGAATTCCATCGAAGCGCTGACGTCCAGGAAGATATAGGACTTCAGATTGGTTTCTTCTTCGTATTCCTTGATGTAGAACCGGTCTGACTTGGCGAAGACCTTCCAGTCGATATGCTTGATGGGATCGCCCGGCATGTACTGCCGGTGTTCCGCGTATTCGACGCTGAACCCGTGGTAGGGACTGCTGTGCAGCCCGGCGATGAACCCTTCCACGACCAGCCGCGCCTTGAGGTCCAGCCGGGCGAGCCGGGACACGGTCATTGGATCGAGGTACTTGCGGTATTCGGTCGAATTCATGGAATGCTGTCGAGCTTGCGGAAGGATCAGGCGCCTTCCGTCAGGATCAGGCGCCTTCCGTTTCATCCATCAGCTGGGTGATGATGTCATCAGCGGTGACCCCGTCCGCGTCGGCGTTGAAATTGGTCACGATGCGGTGCCTCAGTACGGGCAGTGCCAGGGCGCGCACGTCTTCCGGCGTGGGCGTATAGTTTCCCATGAGCACCGACCGGGCCTTTGCGCCCAGGATCAGGTACTGGGAAGCCCGCGGTCCGGCGCCCCAACTGACCCTGTCCCGGATGAAGGGCGGGGCGTCCGGCTCGTTCGGACGGGTCATGCGCGCCAGGGAGACGGCGTACTCGATCACATGGTCCGCCACGGGCACTCTACGGATCAGTTGCTGCAGTTTCTTCACGTCGCTTCCCGTCAGGATATGTTCCGGCTCGGCTTCCTGAACGCTCGTCGTGCTCCGGGCGATTTCGATCTCTTCAGTGCGGGACGGATAATCCATGTAGATACTGAACATGAAGCGGTCCAACTGGGCTTCGGGCAGCGGATAGGTGCCTTCCTGTTCGATGGGGTTTTGCGTCGCCAGGACGAAAAAGGGCTCGTCGAGCTTCATGGACTCCCCCGCGGCCGTCACTTCGTGTTCCTGCATCGCCTGCAGAAGGGCCGCCTGGGTCTTGGGCGGCGTACGGTTAACCTCGTCGGCCAGGATTACGTTCGCGAAAATCGGACCGCGGATGAACTTGAACTCACGGTGACCGGTCGTCCGGTCCTCTTCCAGGATTTCCGTTCCCGTGATGTCGGACGGCATCAGGTCGGGTGTGAACTGAATGCGGCTGAACTTGAGATCGAGCGTCCTGGAGAGCGTATTGATCAGAAGGGTCTTGGCAAGCCCCGGAACGCCGATCAGCAGGGCGTGGCCGTTTGCCAGGAGGACGGTCAGAAGTTGTTGAATCACGTCCTGCTGGCCGATGATGACCTTGGAAATTTCAGTCCGTATGCGATCTCCCGCCTCTTTCAATTCCTCGACGATTTTCAGATCGTCGTGCTGCTGTTCTTCATTCATGTGCACTTCCTTCGAATGTGCGAATCCGATTCCATCGCCGCGCGACATCAGTGTCCGATGTCGGACCGTACCGCAAGCCCGGCCCGATCCGACAGTCCTCGGAGACCCGGACCGCCAGCGCGCCGATGCTGTGAAGATACAGCCCGACAAGATACAGGATGACTGGATGGGCTTTCAAGGAGTTTAAGCGGCAGACGGAGTCTCCTCATTCGCTATCCAAGTAGACTCGAACTACAATTTTGCCAGTACTTTGACCAGGAGATCCTTGATCTCCGCCACGTCCGTTTCAATCCGATCCAATCGCTGTTCCACGGCATCGAGTCGCTGTTCCACGGCATCGAGTCGCTGTTCCACGGCATCGAACCGCCGGTCAACGGCCTCAAATCGCTGATCCATAGCCTCGAACCGTCTGTCAACGGCCTCGAACCGCCGTTCAACGCACCCGTGTAGCGCACTGATCTTCCTCGTTACTTCTCTGGCAAAGAGGTTGAATTTGTTGATCATGTCTTTCTCAAACAAATCCATCCGTTCGGTCATGTTCTTCTCAAATAAATCGAACCTCTTGTTTAAATCTCCATTGGTCGACATGGACGCCTCCTGTGAGTGCTGTTTAAATAGGGTCGCGAATGTGCCTCTCACAGGATTAGTCGGAGCCATGGTGGTTTTCTCGTACAATGCGTAAATCTTTGAGTTTTTAGGATTCCGAGCCCGGATCACCCGGCCTGTTGTCCCGTCAAGCCGCAGGTTGTTCCCACTGCGCCCGCGGTCCGTCCACGTAGTCCAGGAAACGGTCCGCGATGGCCGCTTCGCGCGTATCGCCGGTGTGAATGA
The DNA window shown above is from Gemmatimonadota bacterium and carries:
- a CDS encoding DUF58 domain-containing protein, encoding MNSTEYRKYLDPMTVSRLARLDLKARLVVEGFIAGLHSSPYHGFSVEYAEHRQYMPGDPIKHIDWKVFAKSDRFYIKEYEEETNLKSYIFLDVSASMEFVSTGISKLEYGRYLAAALTYLMLSQQDSVGLVLYDERIRQYVPPRSVRNHLHIILQRLHAAAAGSGTRSRATFHSLAERIKRRGLIIIISDLFDEPGDIVDSIRHFRHRKHEVIVFRLLDPAEKDFEFRHPARFRDMETGEEVYTHPHVIREAYLGDLKEQDELYTRVCRENAADYLSLDTGTPFDQALLTFLAKRAHLG
- a CDS encoding MoxR family ATPase, with translation MNEEQQHDDLKIVEELKEAGDRIRTEISKVIIGQQDVIQQLLTVLLANGHALLIGVPGLAKTLLINTLSRTLDLKFSRIQFTPDLMPSDITGTEILEEDRTTGHREFKFIRGPIFANVILADEVNRTPPKTQAALLQAMQEHEVTAAGESMKLDEPFFVLATQNPIEQEGTYPLPEAQLDRFMFSIYMDYPSRTEEIEIARSTTSVQEAEPEHILTGSDVKKLQQLIRRVPVADHVIEYAVSLARMTRPNEPDAPPFIRDRVSWGAGPRASQYLILGAKARSVLMGNYTPTPEDVRALALPVLRHRIVTNFNADADGVTADDIITQLMDETEGA